The proteins below are encoded in one region of Scomber japonicus isolate fScoJap1 chromosome 2, fScoJap1.pri, whole genome shotgun sequence:
- the LOC128366159 gene encoding von Willebrand factor A domain-containing protein 7-like → MTARQTVMLLGAVVLSLPSLAHGFQPLIYNKKSVTHRQITIRAILRKTAEVCRDISTSQGKDFSLVINNSLTADEVLKACSTIGTSTSPLSAVIFKTSIAQMYLGNAKMDIQFVLGDKQHFIGETFEGGRDLITAGVSYVKASVKKENFGAGRWNLGEICHPLQDFYSHSNWVELGNTEPYSTLIRPDQPFKNLAGPDTPTCRDCVDGNCDDNLLPELQQQGLLTTGYYSFFSRKAKPTGKCSHGGKLDQTSRGDPVGGIGKDDVSADHGSLHHKAADIAVKATMELLEDIRVAVGDKKFLQLMGLSQSSVLCFVIDTTGSMSDDIAEAKRVSFDIIDRKRGTPQEPSAYILVPFNDPGFGPLTKTTDADIFKDRIFELSANGGGDIPEMCLSGLQLALTAAPPSSEIFVFTDAPAKDAHLKSTITALIESTKSVVNFMLTDVLSSRRRRRGILSSRSISQSDAQLYHDLARASGGQAIEVTKSDLSAATTVIEDSSAGAVVTVFQIVMNPGKPDSFTFTVDDSLRNMTAYITGASSLTFNLTGSTGVSQSSSESGGPLASFTTAGNLRRLRLNTDNQTGSWEISINSNKPYSVKVIGQSSVNFIYNLVEEHEGIHGDFGPKEGRPLSGGNSSLLVTVTGSDTVQVTEVTLFDSSGPRQVNGSLQALGDDNFLVHFSGVPAGEYVVRLRGEDKSSTSKSTPTSFQRQASTQIKTSSISVTTQANNTNIEPGSTISIPFTVATMTNGVVNDNATGTFTMRANNDRSYASTSPSTVTVAAGSGGKANGTVTLTVPANAVSGTDVTLTIEAEDAAVSDLNYAVLRFSVAAKVADVNRPECQVVRTSASCPLSSSLCASSQWEFIANLTDGINGTGIERITIQKGNGTLNTSTTVGAGGKNVTVATYSASCCSQTVELAVVDRVGNVGTCVGQARALTTAALVTTVNTASIGGPSLTHHKLVMLDDVTGTITFNMASPDSFTPVTCAQCEPPLICEENLVPMADLPILAFPGKSQLRSR, encoded by the exons ATGACTGCCAGACAGACAGTCATGCTCCTGGGGGCAGTGGTCCTCTCCCTTCCAAGCCTTGCTCACGGCTTCCAACCACTTATATATAACAAGAAATCCGTCACCCACCGTCAGATCACAATAAGGGCAATCCTTCGAAAGACAGCAGAGGTCTGCCGAGACATTTCCACCTCCCAGGGAAAGGACTTCAGCTTAGTT ATTAATAACAGCCTGACAGCTGACGAGGTGTTAAAGGCCTGCTCCACTATAGGCACTTCCacctctcccctctctgctgTCATTTTCAAAACTTCCATTGCCCAAATGTACCTTGGCAATGCAAAGATGGACATACAGTTTGTACTGGGTGACAAGCAGCATTTTATTGGTGAGACCTTCGAGGGAGGACGGGATCTCATCACAGCAG GTGTGTCTTATGTGAAGGCCAGCGTGAAAAAGGAGAACTTTGGTGCAGGCAGGTGGAATCTTGGAGAAATTTGCCACCCCCTACAG GACTTCTACAGCCATAGTAACTGGGTGGAGCTGGGCAACACTGAACCTTACAGCACTCTGATCAGACCTGACCAACCTTTTAAGAACCTGGCAG GCCCAGATACTCCAACCTGTAGAGACTGTGTAGATGGGAATTGTGATGACAACCTTCTCCCAGAACTGCAGCAGCAAGGGCTTCTCACTACGGGCTACTACAGCTTCTTCTCCCGCAAAGCAAAACCTACAG GTAAATGCAGCCATGGAGGTAAACTTGACCAGACAAGCAGAGGGGATCCAGTAGGGGGCATCGGTAAAGATGATGTTTCAGCCGATCATGGCTCACTCCACCACAAAGCAGCTGATATAGCTGTAAAAGCCACTATGGAGTTACTGGAGGACATCAGAGTAGCTGTCGGAGACAAGAAATTCCTGCA ACTGATGGGCCTCTCCCAGtcctctgtgctgtgttttgtcATTGACACCACTGGCAGTATGAGTGATGATATCGCAGAGGCTAAGAGAGTTTCCTTCGACATCATTGACAGAAAAAGGGGAACCCCCCAAGAGCCCTCTGCCTACATATTGGTACCTTTCAATGACCCAG GTTTTGGACCTCTGACTAAGACAACCGATGCCGACATCTTTAAAGACAGAATCTTCGAGCTGTCCGCTAATGGAGGAGGAGACATCCCAGAGATGTGCTTGTCTGGACTACAG CTTGCCTTAACTGCAGCTCCACCCTCCTCTGAGATCTTTGTCTTCACTGACGCTCCAGCCAAAGATGCTCATTTAAAAAGCACCATCACTGCCCTTATAGAGAGCACCAAGTCTGTG GTAAATTTCATGTTGACAGATGTCCTCTCCAGTCGAAGGCGCCGCAGAGGAATTCTGTCTTCACGTTCAATCAGCCAGTCAGATGCTCAATTGTACCATGACCTAGCCAGAGCATCTGGAGGTCAGGCCATTGAAGTCACCAAGTCAGATCTGTCTGCGGCTACAACTGTTATTGAGGACTCATCAGCTGGTGCTGTG GTGACAGTTTTTCAGATAGTGATGAATCCTGGAAAGCCTGACAGTTTCACATTTACTGTTGATGATTCACTAAGGAATATGACAGCCTACATCACAGGAGCCTCATCTCTCACCTTTAATCTCACTGGCTCCACAG GTGTATCTCAGAGTTCCAGTGAGTCTGGTGGTCCTCTGGCATCTTTCACCACAGCAGGAAACCTACGCCGTTTACGCCTCAACACTGACAATCAAACAGGGTCATGGGAAATCAGCATTAACTCCAATAAGCCCTACTCTGTTAAAGTCATAG GTCAAAGTTCTGTTAACTTCATCTATAACCTTGTGGAAGAACACGAGGGAATCCATGGGGACTTCGGTCCGAAGGAGGGACGCCCTCTTTCAG GGGGAAATTCCAGCCTCTTGGTGACtgtaacaggaagtgacacagTACAGGTCACAGAGGTGACTCTGTTTGACAGCTCAGGGCCAAGACAGGTCAACGGATCATTGCAG GCATTAGGGGATGATAACTTCCTGGTGCATTTCAGTGGTGTTCCAGCAGGTGAGTATGTTGTTCGACTGAGAGGTGAGGACAAAAGCTCCACCTCCAAGTCAACACCAACCAGCTTCCAGAGGCAAGCCTCCACACAGATCAAGACCTCCAGCATCTCTGTTACT ACCCAAGCCAACAACACCAACATAGAACCAGGCTCCACTATCTCCATCCCTTTCACAGTCGCCACAATGACCAATGGAGTTGTTAATGACAATGCAACTGGGACATTCACCATGCGAGCCAACAATGACCGCAGCTATGCTTCCACTTCACCCAGCACTGTTACTGTAGCAGCAGGCAGTGGAGGTAAAGCTAATGGTACTGTAACCTTGACAGTACCAGCCAATGCTGTGTCAGGAACAGACGTGACCCTAACTATTGAGGCAGAAGATGCAGCTGTCTCCGACCTCAACTATGCCGTCCTCAGGTTCTCTGTGGCTGCCAAG GTGGCAGATGTTAACCGTCCAGAGTGCCAGGTAGTCAGAACATCTGCCAGCTGTCCATTGTCTTCATCACTTTGTGCTTCCTCCCAGTGGGAATTCATCGCTAACCTCACTGATGGCATCAATGGGACTGGCATTGAAAGAATCACCATCCAAAAAGGGAATGGTACCCTCAATACCAGCACAACAGTTGGAGCAGGGGGGAAAAATGTTACAGTGGCTACCTACAGTGCATCCTGCTGTTCACAGACTGTAGAGCTGGCTGTTGTGGACAGAGTAGGAAATGTGGGCACATGTGTGGGACAGGCGAGAGCACTTACCACAGCTGCACTTGTGACTACAGTTAACACAGCATCCATTGGGGG ACCATCACTGACCCACCACAAACTGGTCATGCTGGATGATGTTACAGGCACCATAACATTCAACATGGCATCTCCAGACTCTTTCACCCCTGTCACATGTGCTCAGTGTGAACCTCCTCTCATCTGTGAAGAGAACCTGGTGCCAATGGCCGACCTGCCAATTCTGGCTTTCCCTGGCAAAAGCCAATTGAGGTCCCGCTAG